The proteins below are encoded in one region of Drosophila santomea strain STO CAGO 1482 chromosome 3R, Prin_Dsan_1.1, whole genome shotgun sequence:
- the LOC120454079 gene encoding probable cytochrome P450 313b1, with amino-acid sequence MLTGIILIGWLLLGWIYFLWSRRRYYKVAWQLRGPIGWPLIGMGLQMMNPETFLQYMDGLSRQFKAPFISWMGTSCFLYINDPSSVEQILNSTHCTNKGDFYRFMSSAIGDGLFTSSSPRWHKHRRLINPAFGRQILSNFLPIFNDEADVLLQKLELEGVQHGKRLEIYQILKKIVLEAACQTTMGKKMNFQHDGSIAIFKAYNGLTEVCVKRMLSPWLYPDLIYRRSRLFRLQQKVVGILFGFIEQLLEPIVSVVAANGSLEQQRSELEMRGKSKAIFIEQVREHVERGQLSWQDVRDEANVTIAATFETTSTALYFTILCLAMHPCYQEKLHEELVKELPSYGDISLEQLQRLEYTEMVINEAMRLFAPVPMVLRSADQDIQLKRDDGEFLIPRGTQIGIDIYNMQRDERVWGPLSRTYNPEAHFGLDSPQRHPFAFIPFTKGLRMCIGYRYAQMLMKLLLARIFRSYRISTEARLEELLVKGNISLKLKDYPLCRVERR; translated from the exons ATGCTGACCGGCATTATTTTAATAGGCTGGCTGCTATTGGGGTGGATATACTTTCTGTGGAGCCGGCGAAGGTATTATAAAGTCGCATGGCAGTTGCGCGGACCCATTGGCTGGCCCCTAATAGGCATGGGCTTACAGATGATGAACCCGGAGA CCTTTTTGCAGTACATGGATGGTCTGTCGCGACAGTTTAAAGCGCCTTTCATTTCATGGATGGGCACCAGTTGTTTCCTCTACATAAACGATCCATCCAGCGTTGAACAGATACTCAACTCGACGCACTGCACCAATAAGGGCGATTTCTACCGATTCATGAGTTCGGCCATAGGTGACGGACTGTTCACGTCTAGTTCGCCTCGCTGGCACAAACATCGTCGCCTCATTAATCCCGCCTTTGGACGCCAGATTCTCAGCAACTTCTTGCCCATTTTTAATGACGAAGCCGATGTACTTCTGCAGAAGCTGGAGCTTGAGGGAGTGCAGCATGGTAAGAGGCTGGAAATTTACCAAATCCTCAAGAAAATCGTTTTGGAGGCAGCTTGCC AGACAACGATGGGCAAGAAAATGAACTTCCAGCACGACGGATCTATAGCCATATTTAAAGCATATAATGG CTTGACCGAAGTGTGTGTGAAACGAATGCTATCACCTTGGCTCTATCCGGACCTAATATATCGTCGTTCCCGACTTTTCCGCCTGCAGCAAAAGGTCGTGGGCATACTTTTCGGGTTTATAGAACAG CTTCTTGAACCCATAGTCTCGGTGGTGGCCGCCAATGGCAGTCTGGAGCAGCAGCGCTCGGAACTGGAGATGAGAGGCAAGTCCAAAGCCATTTTCATCGAGCAGGTGCGGGAGCATGTGGAGCGCGGTCAGTTGAGTTGGCAGGATGTGAGGGATGAGGCGAATGTGACCATAGCAGCG ACTTTCGAGACCACATCGACGGCATTGTACTTTACCATTCTCTGCCTGGCCATGCATCCCTGCTACCAGGAGAAGCTGCACGAAGAACTGGTCAAAGAGCTGCCGTCGTATGGCGACATATCCTTGGAGCAGCTTCAACGACTGGAGTACACTGAAATGGTCATCAACGAGGCCATGCGGCTATTTGCACCAGTGCCCATGGTACTGCGATCAGCGGATCAGGACATTCAGCTCAAGCGCGATGACGGAGAGTTCCTCATTCCACGTGGCACCCAGATTGGCATCGATATCTACAACATGCAGCGGGATGAACGGGTGTGGGGACCACTTTCGCGTACCTACAATCCTGAGGCGCATTTCGGATTGGATTCGCCACAAAGGCACCCCTTTGCCTTCATCCCCTTCACAAAGGGATTGCGCATGTGCATCGGCTACCGATACGCCCAAATGCTGATGAAACTGCTGCTGGCGAGGATCTTTCGCAGCTATCGAATCAGCACGGAGGCCCGCTTGGAGGAGCTGTTGGTCAAGGGTAATATCTCCCTCAAGCTTAAGGATTACCCGCTGTGCCGCGTGGAACGGAGATAA
- the LOC120450922 gene encoding dual specificity mitogen-activated protein kinase kinase 4, producing MAERPKNLFATGSSRSRNPPDQLSLNNLSIRHPPSSTSSTSSGSTSSGSSSSSQNNHVTRCFGAQQPQQTPPVASSHVPPVPAASSSSAADRHRERIRQQACGKLQFGDGAANTHTFTSDDLEDEGEIGRGAFGAVNKMIFKKLDKVMAVKRIRSTVDEKEQKQLLMDLEVVMKSNECIYIVQFYGALFKEGDCWICMELMDTSLDKFYKYIYEKQQRHIPESILAKITVATVNALNYLKEELKIIHRDVKPSNILLHRRGDIKLCDFGISGQLVDSIAKTKDAGCRPYMAPERIDPERAKGYDVRSDVWSLGITLMEVATGNFPYRKWDSVFEQLCQVVQGEPPRLLTSYNGMEFSKEFVDFVNTCLIKKESDRPKYSRLLEMPFIRRGETSHTDVAVYVADILESMEKDGITQFTANQQAES from the exons ATGGCCGAGCGACCgaaaaatttgtttgcaa CCGGATCCAGTCGCTCCCGCAATCCTCCGGATCAGCTAAGCCTGAACAACCTTAGCATACGCCATCCGCCCTCGTCTACGTCGTCAACATCTTCGGGATCCACATCCTCGGGCTCAAGTTCCTCATCACAGAACAACCATGTGACCCGCTGTTTTGGCGcccagcagccacagcagaCCCCGCCGGTGGCCAGCAGTCATGTGCCACCGGTACCGGCAGCATCGAGCAGCAGCGCTGCCGATCGTCACCGGGAGCGTATTCGGCAACAGGCCTGTGGCAAGCTACAGTTTGGTGACGGGGCCGccaatacacacacatttacTTCAGACGATCTCGAGGATGAGGGCGAAATTGGACGCGGTGCATTTGGGGCAGTCAACAAGATGATCTTCAAGAAACTGGACAAGGTAATGGCCGTGAAACGCATTCGATCCACCGTAGACGAAAAGGAACAGAAGCAACTGCTCATGGATCTCGAGGTGGTCATGAAGTCCAACGAGTGCATCTACATTGTTCAGTTCTACGGCGCACTGTTCAAGGAGGGTGACTGCTGGATTTGTATGGAGCTGATGGACACCTCGTTGGACAAGTTCTACAAGTACATTTACGAAAAGCAGCAGCGCCACATTCCAGAGTCCATACTGGCTAAGATAACAGTGGCCACGGTCAATGCACTGAACTATTTGAAGGAGGAGCTTAAGATTATCCATCGGGATGTGAAGCCgagtaatattttattgcatcGTCGCGGAGACATAAAGCTGTGTGATTTTGGTATTTCCGGTCAGCTGGTTGACTCTATTGCCAAGACCAAGGATGCGGGATGCAGGCCCTATATGGCG CCGGAGCGCATTGATCCAGAGCGTGCCAAGGGCTACGATGTACGAAGCGATGTTTGGTCATTGGGCATAACTTTGATGGAGGTGGCGACCGGTAATTTCCCCTATCGCAAATGGGACTCTGTTTTCGAGCAGTTGTGTCAG GTTGTGCAAGGCGAACCGCCGCGACTTTTGACATCCTATAACGGCATGGAGTTCTCCAAAGAGTTTGTGGACTTTGTCAATACTTG ccTAATTAAAAAGGAGAGCGATCGACCGAAGTATAGCCGGCTGCTGGAGATGCCCTTCATTCGACGTGGTGAAACGAGCCACACTGATGTTGCCGTCTATGTGGCCGATATTCTGGAGTCAATGGAGAAAGATGGCATAACACAGTTCACGGCCAACCAGCAGGCGGAGAGTTAA
- the LOC120450925 gene encoding 28 kDa ribonucleoprotein, chloroplastic, translating to MSSGFVRSSYKLFVGNLPWTIGSKELRTYFSKYGHVANAEVVFDRQLGLSKHYGFVVFSQRDAFNSASNQNTHFLEGRVLTVQQANESPQS from the coding sequence ATGTCCAGCGGATTTGTGCGCAGCAGCTACAAATTGTTCGTAGGCAACCTGCCGTGGACGATAGGCAGCAAGGAACTGCGAACCTACTTCTCGAAATACGGGCACGTGGCCAACGCGGAGGTGGTCTTCGACCGGCAACTGGGTCTGTCCAAGCACTATGGCTTCGTGGTGTTCAGCCAGCGGGATGCCTTCAACAGCGCCAGCAACCAGAACACCCACTTCCTGGAGGGACGAGTCCTTACAGTGCAGCAGGCCAATGAAAGCCCCCAGAGCTAA
- the LOC120450923 gene encoding dihydroorotate dehydrogenase (quinone), mitochondrial, which produces MDQDHLKNAKNATRRVGRLRSLGIVTVGAAALVAGITAYKQQDQLFRTFVMPAVRLLPAETSHQLAVLACKYRLCPVSQYHDDQNLHTPFFGRMLSNPIGIAAGFDKNAEAVDGLQDLGFGFIEVGTVTPAAQEGNPKPRVFRLSDDRAIINRYGFNSEGHQAVLQRLRLLRKKENFNGVVGVNLGRNKTTMSPIADYVQGVRVFGPVADYLVINVSSPNTKGLRDMQSKEKLRELLEQVNDTKNSLDKNKNVPILLKLSPDISLDDMKDIVWVIKRKRSRVDGLIVSNTTVSRENIGNNKLAEETGGLSGLPLKARSTEMIAQMYQLTDGKIPIIGVGGVASGYDAYEKIEAGASYVQLYTALVYEGPALVDDIKAELSALITRLGHTNVADVVGTNSKFYLPNK; this is translated from the exons ATGGATCAGGATCACTTGAAGAATGCCAAAAACGCCACGCGGAGAGTT GGTCGTCTGCGGTCGCTGGGCATCGTTACAGTCGGAGCAGCTGCCTTGGTGGCAGGCATCACGGCGTACAAGCAGCAGGACCAGTTGTTCCGGACCTTTGTGATGCCAGCGGTGCGACTGCTTCCGGCGGAAACCAGTCATCAACTGGCTGTGCTGGCGTGCAAGTACCGCCTGTGCCCGGTTTCACAGTACCATGATGACCAGAACTTGCACACCCCGTTCTTTGGCAGAATGCTTAGCAATCCCATTGGCATTGCCGCGGGGTTCGATAAAAACGCGGAGGCGGTGGACGGCCTGCAGGATCTAGGATTCGGATTTATAGAGGTGGGCACAGTCACCCCAGCTGCCCAGGAGGGCAATCCAAAACCAAGGGTCTTCCGGTTATCCGACGACAGGGCCATCATCAATCGGTACGGATTTAATAGCGAGGGTCATCAGGCGGTGCTCCAAAGACTGCGCCTGCTTCGCAAAAAGGAGAACTTCAACGGAGTTGTGGGCGTCAATCTGGGCCGGAACAAGACCACCATGAGCCCGATAGCCGATTATGTACAGGGTGTGCGGGTCTTTGGGCCCGTAGCAGATTACCTGGTCATTAACGTAAGCAGTCCAAACACCAAGGGCCTGCGAGATATGCAGAGCAAGGAGAAGCTAAGAGAGCTCCTGGAGCAAGTCAACGACACAAAAAACTCCCTGGATAAAAACAAGAATGTGCCCATACTCCTAAAACTCTCGCCGGATATATCGTTGGACGACATGAAGGACATCGTGTGGGTTATCAAGCGCAAGAGAAGCCGCGTGGATGGCCTGATCGTGTCCAATACCACGGTGTCGCGTGAAAACATCGGAAACAACAAGCTGGCCGAGGAAACTGGCGGATTAAGTGGCCTTCCGCTCAAAGCCCGCTCCACAGAGATGATTGCCCAGATGTACCAGCTCACCGATGGCAAGATTCCCATCATCGGCGTCGGCGGTGTGGCTTCCGGCTATGACGCCTACGAAAAGATCGAAGCTGGGGCCTCGTACGTCCAGCTCTACACGGCTCTGGTGTACGAGGGACCCGCACTCGTGGACGACATAAAGGCGGAGCTGTCGGCGCTGATCACCCGGCTAGGTCACACCAATGTTGCGGACGTTGTGGGTACCAACAGCAAGTTCTATTTGCCCAACAAATGA
- the LOC120450924 gene encoding protein SYS1 homolog: MKGGTFRNTQWDPTLLSSQIVSMQFCVYFTLGLLVFVANKLSGDNYSLDHLFEYHEIHIYDMGGRLVICAFVLNAFIASLALWCIVRRAKLCLDFSCTFLVLHLLICWWYNRSFPANASWWLLNVITGTIMCIGGEFLCLQTEMKEIPVGYAALNQKSDV; this comes from the exons ATGAAGGGCGGAACCTTTCGCAACACCCAGTGGGATCCCACGCTGCTGTCCTCCCAGATTGTGTCCATGCAGTTCTGCGTGTACTTCACGCTTGGCCTACTCGTCTTCGTGGCCAACAAGTTGTCCGGGGACAACTATAGTCTGGATCACTTATTCGAATACCAT GAGATCCACATCTACGACATGGGCGGTCGACTGGTGATCTGTGCCTTTGTACTAAATGCATTCATAGCTTCCCTGGCACTGTGGTGCATTGTGAGAAGAGCCAAGCTCTGTCTGGACTTCAG TTGCACCTTTCTCGTCCTGCATTTGCTCATCTGCTGGTGGTACAACCGCTCGTTTCCAGCGAACGCATCCTGGTGGCTGCTGAACGTCATCACCGGCACAATAATGTGCATAGGCGGCGAGTTTCTCTGCCTGCAGACCGAGATGAAGGAAATCCCAGTGGGCTATGCGGCCCTCAATCAAAAGTCGGACGTCTGA
- the LOC120450926 gene encoding uncharacterized protein LOC120450926 — MQKPHQGLCWMLLLLASLITTFMLAFSYWMFVPREESFWSMISNNYSGTRIKYFMPPSAVPEELKLRQRPPFVYQILH, encoded by the coding sequence ATGCAGAAGCCACATCAAGGTTTGTGCTGGATGTTGCTTCTTCTGGCATCGCTGATCACCACTTTTATGCTGGCCTTTAGCTACTGGATGTTTGTGCCGCGCGAGGAGTCATTTTGGTCTATGATATCCAACAATTACAGTGGAACTAGAATAAAGTACTTCATGCCGCCGTCAGCAGTACCTGAGGAACTTAAACTTCGGCAAAGACCGCCGTTCGTTTACCAGATATTACATTAA
- the LOC120452810 gene encoding ATP-dependent RNA helicase bel isoform X2, with product MSNAINQNGTGLEQQVAGLDLNGGSADYSGPITSKTSTNSVTGGVYVPPHLRGGGGNNNAADAESQGQGQGQGFDSRSGNPRQESRDPQQSRGGGGEYRRGGGGGGRGFNRQSGDYGFGNGGGGGGRRGGGGRFEDNYNGGEFDSRRGGDWNRSGGGGGGRGFGRGPSYRGGGGGSGSNLNEQTAEDGQAQQQQPRNDRWQEPERSAGFDGSEGGPPAGGNRSYNNRGERGGGGYNSRWKEGGGSNVDYTKLGARDERLEVELFGVGNTGINFDKYEDIPVEATGQSVPPNITSFDDVQLTEIIRNNVALARYDKPTPVQKYAIPIIINGRDLMACAQTGSGKTAAFLVPILNQMYELGHVPPPQSTRQYSRRKQYPLGLVLAPTRELATQIFEEAKKFAYRSRMRPAVLYGGNNTSEQMRELDRGCHLIVATPGRLEDMITRGKVGLENIRFLVLDEADRMLDMGFEPQIRRIVEQLNMPPTGQRQTLMFSATFPKQIQELASDFLSNYIFLAVGRVGSTSENITQTILWVYEPDKRSYLLDLLSSIRDGPEYTKDSLTLIFVETKKGADSLEEFLYQCNHPVTSIHGDRTQKEREEALRCFRSGDCPILVATAVAARGLDIPHVKHVINFDLPSDVEEYVHRIGRTGRMGNLGVATSFFNEKNRNICSDLLELLIETKQEIPSFMEDMSSDRGHGGAKRAGRGGGGRYGGGFGSRDYRQSSGGGGGGRSGPPPRSGGSGSGGGGGSYRSNGNSYGGNSGGGGYYGGGAGGGSYGGSYGGSASHSSNAPDWWAQ from the exons ATGAGTAATGCTATTAACCAAAATGGCACAGGTCTAGAGCAGCAA GTTGCTGGTCTGGACTTGAATGGCGGCTCTGCTGACTACAGCGGCCCCATAACAAGCAAGACTTCCACTAACTCGGTCACCGGTGGTGTGTATGTGCCCCCGCATCttcgtggtggtggtggcaatAACAACGCAGCGGACGCAGAGAGCCAGGGCCAAGGACAAGGCCAGGGCTTCGACTCCAGATCCGGGAATCCGCGCCAGGAGAGTAGGGACCCGCAACAGTCGCGCGGCGGCGGAGGCGAATACCGcagaggcggcggcggtggaggtCGCGGCTTCAATCGCCAGAGCGGCGACTACGGTTTCGGaaacggcggcggcggcggaggacgACGTGGAGGTGGTGGTCGCTTCGAGGACAACTACAACG GTGGTGAATTCGACTCGCGTCGCGGCGGTGACTGGAATCGCagcggcggaggcggaggaggtCGCGGTTTCGGTCGCGGACCATCATACcgcggcggtggcggcggaaGCGGTAGTAACCTCAACGAGCAGACTGCCGAGGATGGCcaggcacagcagcagcagccacgcAACGATCGCTGGCAGGAGCCAGAACGTTCTGCCGGATTCGATGGCAGCGAGGGCGGACCGCCTGCCGGCGGCAACAGAAGCTACAACAATCGTGGCGAGCGCGGAGGCGGCGGTTACAACAGCCGCTGGAAGGAGGGCGGCGGCTCAAACGTCGACTACACAAAGCTGGGCGCCCGAGACGAGCGCCTGGAGGTGGAGCTATTCGGCGTGGGCAATACGGGAATCAATTTTGACAAATACGAGGATATACCCGTGGAAGCGACGGGCCAGAGTGTGCCCCCGAACATCACATCGTTCGATGATGTGCAGCTGACGGAGATTATCCGAAACAACGTGGCCCTAGCACGATATGACAAACCGACACCGGTGCAGAAGTACGCCATTCCGATCATTATCAATGGCCGAGATCTAATGGCCTGCGCCCAGACCGGATCCGGCAAGACGGCCGCCTTCCTGGTGCCGATTCTCAACCAGATGTACGAGCTGGGGCATGTGCCCCCGCCGCAAAGCACCCGGCAGTACAGCCGGCGCAAGCAGTATCCTTTGGGTCTGGTGCTGGCGCCGACCCGCGAACTGGCCACCCAGATCTTTGAGGAGGCCAAGAAGTTCGCCTATCGCTCCCGGATGCGCCCGGCAGTGCTGTACGGCGGCAACAATACCAGTGAGCAGATGCGCGAGCTGGACCGCGGTTGCCACCTGATTGTGGCCACACCCGGTCGCCTGGAGGATATGATTACACGCGGCAAAGTGGGACTGGAAAACATTCGGTTCCTTGTTCTGGATGAGGCAGATCGTATGTTGGACATGGGTTTCGAGCCGCAGATCCGCCGTATCGTGGAACAGCTGAACATGCCGCCAACCGGGCAGCGCCAGACGCTTATGTTCTCGGCCACATTCCCCAAGCAGATCCAGGAGCTGGCCAGCGATTTCCTCAGCAACTACATTTTCTTGGCCGTTGGTCGTGTGGGCTCCACCTCTGAAAACATTACGCAGACCATCTTGTGGGTCTACGAGCCCGATAAGCGCTCGTATCTGCTGGATCTGCTCTCGTCTATCCGCGATGGCCCCGAATATACCAAAGACAGCCTAACGCTGATCTTTGTGGAGACTAAGAAGGGTGCAGACTCGCTGGAGGAGTTCCTGTACCAGTGCAACCATCCCGTGACCAGCATCCACGGTGATCGCACGCAGAAGGAGCGTGAGGAGGCTCTGCGCTGCTTCCGCTCGGGCGACTGCCCCATCCTGGTGGCCACTGCTGTGGCCGCTCGTGGCCTGGACATTCCGCACGTGAAGCACGTTATCAACTTTGACCTGCCCTCGGATGTGGAGGAGTATGTCCACCGTATCGGACGTACCGGACGTATGGGTAATCTCGGTGTGGCCACCTCCTTCTTCAACGAGAAGAACCGCAACATTTGCTCCGATCTCTTGGAACTGCTGATCGAAACGAAGCAGGAGATCCCCAGCTTCATGGAGGACATGAGCTCGGATCGCGGCCATGGCGGAGCCAAGCGGGCTGGACGCGGCGGTGGTGGACGTTATGGTGGCGGTTTCGGCTCCAGGGATTACCGTCAAAGCTCtggcggaggcggtggcggaCGCAGTGGACCACCACCACGCAGCGGTGGCTCTGGATCgggaggcggcggtggcagtTACCGCAGCAATGGAAACTCGTACG gcGGCAATTCAGGCGGCGGTGGATATTATGGCGGCGGCGCCGGTGGTGGCTCCTATGGCGGCTCCTACGGCGGTAGTGCCTCGCACTCGTCTAACGCACCCGACTGGTGGGCTCAATGA
- the LOC120452810 gene encoding ATP-dependent RNA helicase bel isoform X1: MSNAINQNGTGLEQQVAGLDLNGGSADYSGPITSKTSTNSVTGGVYVPPHLRGGGGNNNAADAESQGQGQGQGFDSRSGNPRQESRDPQQSRGGGGEYRRGGGGGGRGFNRQSGDYGFGNGGGGGGRRGGGGRFEDNYNGGEFDSRRGGDWNRSGGGGGGRGFGRGPSYRGGGGGSGSNLNEQTAEDGQAQQQQPRNDRWQEPERSAGFDGSEGGPPAGGNRSYNNRGERGGGGYNSRWKEGGGSNVDYTKLGARDERLEVELFGVGNTGINFDKYEDIPVEATGQSVPPNITSFDDVQLTEIIRNNVALARYDKPTPVQKYAIPIIINGRDLMACAQTGSGKTAAFLVPILNQMYELGHVPPPQSTRQYSRRKQYPLGLVLAPTRELATQIFEEAKKFAYRSRMRPAVLYGGNNTSEQMRELDRGCHLIVATPGRLEDMITRGKVGLENIRFLVLDEADRMLDMGFEPQIRRIVEQLNMPPTGQRQTLMFSATFPKQIQELASDFLSNYIFLAVGRVGSTSENITQTILWVYEPDKRSYLLDLLSSIRDGPEYTKDSLTLIFVETKKGADSLEEFLYQCNHPVTSIHGDRTQKEREEALRCFRSGDCPILVATAVAARGLDIPHVKHVINFDLPSDVEEYVHRIGRTGRMGNLGVATSFFNEKNRNICSDLLELLIETKQEIPSFMEDMSSDRGHGGAKRAGRGGGGRYGGGFGSRDYRQSSGGGGGGRSGPPPRSGGSGSGGGGGSYRSNGNSYGKFGGNSGGGGYYGGGAGGGSYGGSYGGSASHSSNAPDWWAQ; encoded by the exons ATGAGTAATGCTATTAACCAAAATGGCACAGGTCTAGAGCAGCAA GTTGCTGGTCTGGACTTGAATGGCGGCTCTGCTGACTACAGCGGCCCCATAACAAGCAAGACTTCCACTAACTCGGTCACCGGTGGTGTGTATGTGCCCCCGCATCttcgtggtggtggtggcaatAACAACGCAGCGGACGCAGAGAGCCAGGGCCAAGGACAAGGCCAGGGCTTCGACTCCAGATCCGGGAATCCGCGCCAGGAGAGTAGGGACCCGCAACAGTCGCGCGGCGGCGGAGGCGAATACCGcagaggcggcggcggtggaggtCGCGGCTTCAATCGCCAGAGCGGCGACTACGGTTTCGGaaacggcggcggcggcggaggacgACGTGGAGGTGGTGGTCGCTTCGAGGACAACTACAACG GTGGTGAATTCGACTCGCGTCGCGGCGGTGACTGGAATCGCagcggcggaggcggaggaggtCGCGGTTTCGGTCGCGGACCATCATACcgcggcggtggcggcggaaGCGGTAGTAACCTCAACGAGCAGACTGCCGAGGATGGCcaggcacagcagcagcagccacgcAACGATCGCTGGCAGGAGCCAGAACGTTCTGCCGGATTCGATGGCAGCGAGGGCGGACCGCCTGCCGGCGGCAACAGAAGCTACAACAATCGTGGCGAGCGCGGAGGCGGCGGTTACAACAGCCGCTGGAAGGAGGGCGGCGGCTCAAACGTCGACTACACAAAGCTGGGCGCCCGAGACGAGCGCCTGGAGGTGGAGCTATTCGGCGTGGGCAATACGGGAATCAATTTTGACAAATACGAGGATATACCCGTGGAAGCGACGGGCCAGAGTGTGCCCCCGAACATCACATCGTTCGATGATGTGCAGCTGACGGAGATTATCCGAAACAACGTGGCCCTAGCACGATATGACAAACCGACACCGGTGCAGAAGTACGCCATTCCGATCATTATCAATGGCCGAGATCTAATGGCCTGCGCCCAGACCGGATCCGGCAAGACGGCCGCCTTCCTGGTGCCGATTCTCAACCAGATGTACGAGCTGGGGCATGTGCCCCCGCCGCAAAGCACCCGGCAGTACAGCCGGCGCAAGCAGTATCCTTTGGGTCTGGTGCTGGCGCCGACCCGCGAACTGGCCACCCAGATCTTTGAGGAGGCCAAGAAGTTCGCCTATCGCTCCCGGATGCGCCCGGCAGTGCTGTACGGCGGCAACAATACCAGTGAGCAGATGCGCGAGCTGGACCGCGGTTGCCACCTGATTGTGGCCACACCCGGTCGCCTGGAGGATATGATTACACGCGGCAAAGTGGGACTGGAAAACATTCGGTTCCTTGTTCTGGATGAGGCAGATCGTATGTTGGACATGGGTTTCGAGCCGCAGATCCGCCGTATCGTGGAACAGCTGAACATGCCGCCAACCGGGCAGCGCCAGACGCTTATGTTCTCGGCCACATTCCCCAAGCAGATCCAGGAGCTGGCCAGCGATTTCCTCAGCAACTACATTTTCTTGGCCGTTGGTCGTGTGGGCTCCACCTCTGAAAACATTACGCAGACCATCTTGTGGGTCTACGAGCCCGATAAGCGCTCGTATCTGCTGGATCTGCTCTCGTCTATCCGCGATGGCCCCGAATATACCAAAGACAGCCTAACGCTGATCTTTGTGGAGACTAAGAAGGGTGCAGACTCGCTGGAGGAGTTCCTGTACCAGTGCAACCATCCCGTGACCAGCATCCACGGTGATCGCACGCAGAAGGAGCGTGAGGAGGCTCTGCGCTGCTTCCGCTCGGGCGACTGCCCCATCCTGGTGGCCACTGCTGTGGCCGCTCGTGGCCTGGACATTCCGCACGTGAAGCACGTTATCAACTTTGACCTGCCCTCGGATGTGGAGGAGTATGTCCACCGTATCGGACGTACCGGACGTATGGGTAATCTCGGTGTGGCCACCTCCTTCTTCAACGAGAAGAACCGCAACATTTGCTCCGATCTCTTGGAACTGCTGATCGAAACGAAGCAGGAGATCCCCAGCTTCATGGAGGACATGAGCTCGGATCGCGGCCATGGCGGAGCCAAGCGGGCTGGACGCGGCGGTGGTGGACGTTATGGTGGCGGTTTCGGCTCCAGGGATTACCGTCAAAGCTCtggcggaggcggtggcggaCGCAGTGGACCACCACCACGCAGCGGTGGCTCTGGATCgggaggcggcggtggcagtTACCGCAGCAATGGAAACTCGTACGGTAAGTTTG gcGGCAATTCAGGCGGCGGTGGATATTATGGCGGCGGCGCCGGTGGTGGCTCCTATGGCGGCTCCTACGGCGGTAGTGCCTCGCACTCGTCTAACGCACCCGACTGGTGGGCTCAATGA